From Alienimonas californiensis, a single genomic window includes:
- the groL gene encoding chaperonin GroEL (60 kDa chaperone family; promotes refolding of misfolded polypeptides especially under stressful conditions; forms two stacked rings of heptamers to form a barrel-shaped 14mer; ends can be capped by GroES; misfolded proteins enter the barrel where they are refolded when GroES binds), with the protein MAKQLLFDDPARLKLKKGIDTLADAVAVTMGPRGRNVLIDKSFGNPVVTKDGVTVSKEVELEDPWEHMGAKLVNEVASKTSDTAGDGTTTATVLARAIFTEGLRNISLGANPQVVRKGIEKAVAKCVETLDGLSKPVDGKSQIAQVAAISANNDKEIGDLIADAFEKVGRDGVITIEEGKSGETVLTLAEGMQFDKGYTSPYFVNNPETMSVVLEDCYILLHEKKVSNLRDLIPLLEKISTTGRPLLIIAEDVEGEALTALVVNKLRGVLNVAAVKAPGFGERRKAMLQDIAVLTGGTFVSEDLGVKLEHVELEHLGTAKKVEVTKDETTIIEGGGTKENLQKRVAQIKKGIDDTDSEYDREKFQERLAKLVGGVAVVSVGAATEAEMKQTKARMEDALHATRAAVEEGILPGGGTALLRCIKGLDEVKAKGDEKIGVEIVRRALQSPTKQIAKNAGQDGSVVADEVLRSEGPNGYNALTGVYEDLFAAGVIDPTKVVKSALTNAASIAGLMLTTQCLVTKTGEGEDKQPAAEGAVR; encoded by the coding sequence ATGGCCAAGCAACTTCTCTTCGACGACCCCGCCCGCCTGAAGCTCAAAAAGGGCATCGACACCCTCGCCGACGCCGTCGCCGTCACGATGGGCCCCCGCGGCCGCAACGTCCTCATCGATAAGTCCTTCGGCAACCCCGTCGTCACCAAGGACGGCGTGACCGTCTCCAAGGAGGTCGAACTGGAGGACCCCTGGGAGCACATGGGCGCCAAGCTCGTCAACGAAGTCGCTTCCAAAACCAGCGACACCGCCGGCGACGGCACCACCACCGCCACCGTCCTGGCCCGCGCCATCTTCACCGAGGGCCTGCGGAACATCTCCCTGGGCGCCAACCCCCAGGTCGTCCGCAAGGGCATCGAGAAGGCCGTCGCCAAGTGCGTCGAAACCCTCGACGGCCTCTCCAAACCGGTCGACGGCAAAAGCCAGATCGCCCAGGTCGCGGCCATCTCCGCCAACAACGACAAGGAAATCGGCGACCTGATCGCCGACGCCTTTGAAAAGGTCGGCCGCGACGGCGTCATCACCATCGAAGAGGGCAAGAGCGGCGAGACCGTCCTCACCCTCGCCGAGGGCATGCAGTTCGATAAGGGCTACACCAGCCCCTATTTCGTCAACAACCCGGAGACCATGTCCGTCGTGCTGGAGGACTGCTATATCCTCCTGCACGAAAAGAAGGTCTCGAACCTGCGGGACCTGATTCCCCTGCTGGAGAAGATCTCCACCACGGGTCGCCCGCTGCTGATCATCGCCGAGGACGTCGAGGGCGAGGCCCTCACCGCCCTGGTCGTGAATAAACTGCGCGGCGTGTTGAACGTCGCCGCGGTCAAGGCGCCCGGCTTCGGCGAGCGTCGCAAGGCCATGCTGCAGGACATCGCCGTCCTCACCGGCGGCACGTTCGTCTCCGAGGACCTCGGCGTGAAGCTGGAGCACGTCGAACTGGAGCACCTCGGCACCGCCAAGAAGGTCGAAGTCACCAAGGACGAAACGACCATTATCGAAGGCGGCGGGACCAAGGAGAACCTGCAGAAGCGCGTCGCCCAAATTAAGAAGGGCATCGACGACACCGACAGCGAATACGACCGCGAAAAGTTCCAGGAGCGCCTCGCCAAGCTGGTCGGCGGCGTGGCCGTGGTCAGCGTCGGCGCCGCCACCGAGGCGGAGATGAAGCAGACCAAGGCCCGCATGGAGGACGCCCTGCACGCCACCCGCGCGGCCGTGGAGGAAGGCATTCTCCCCGGCGGCGGCACGGCCCTGCTGCGGTGCATCAAGGGTCTGGACGAGGTGAAGGCCAAGGGCGACGAGAAGATCGGCGTGGAGATCGTCCGCCGGGCGCTCCAGAGCCCGACGAAGCAGATCGCCAAGAACGCCGGCCAGGACGGCAGCGTGGTCGCCGACGAAGTCCTCCGCAGCGAGGGCCCCAACGGCTACAACGCGCTGACGGGGGTGTATGAGGACCTGTTCGCCGCCGGCGTGATCGACCCGACGAAGGTGGTGAAGAGCGCCCTGACGAACGCCGCCAGCATCGCCGGCCTGATGCTGACGACCCAGTGCCTCGTCACCAAAACCGGCGAAGGCGAAGACAAACAACCCGCCGCCGAAGGCGCGGTGCGGTAA
- a CDS encoding calcium/sodium antiporter, protein MIADLLFIALALLLLFGGAEALVRGSASLALRAGLSRLAVGLTVVAFGTSSPELVVSLEAVLSDQGDLSVGNAVGSNIFNIAVILGLTALICPIPVSRQIIKRDAPIALGAALLLWALLADGRLGRVDGALLFAGLLAYLGMNLALARRPAGATDPEAPEAGDADSGDADAGDADAGDADAGDEVGTMSRHWGIDLAFIAGGLGVLVFGSRLLVEHAVSLAHDFGISEAVIGLTIVAAGTSMPELATSLVAAIRRQSDIAIGNVIGSNVFNVLGILGTASLVAPIHAPNISLVDYATMIGLTVLIIPLLYTGRILHRIEGAVLLALYGVYLYAVWPK, encoded by the coding sequence ATGATTGCCGATCTGCTCTTTATTGCGCTCGCCCTCCTGCTCCTGTTCGGGGGGGCCGAAGCCCTGGTGCGGGGCAGCGCCTCGCTCGCGCTGCGGGCGGGGCTCAGTCGACTGGCCGTGGGCCTGACCGTCGTGGCGTTCGGCACCAGTTCGCCGGAGTTGGTCGTCAGTTTGGAAGCCGTGCTCTCCGACCAGGGCGACCTTTCGGTCGGCAACGCGGTCGGCTCGAACATTTTTAATATCGCCGTGATCCTCGGGCTGACGGCGCTGATCTGCCCGATCCCCGTCAGTCGGCAGATTATTAAACGCGACGCCCCGATTGCGTTGGGGGCGGCGCTCCTCCTGTGGGCGCTGCTGGCCGACGGCAGGCTCGGACGCGTCGACGGGGCCCTGCTGTTCGCCGGGCTGCTCGCCTACCTCGGCATGAACCTGGCGCTCGCCCGCCGGCCGGCGGGGGCGACCGACCCGGAAGCGCCGGAGGCCGGCGACGCGGATTCCGGCGACGCAGATGCCGGCGACGCAGATGCCGGCGACGCAGATGCCGGCGACGAGGTCGGGACAATGTCGCGACATTGGGGGATCGACCTGGCGTTCATCGCCGGCGGGCTGGGCGTGCTCGTGTTCGGGTCCCGCTTGCTCGTGGAGCACGCCGTCTCCCTGGCCCACGACTTCGGCATCAGCGAAGCGGTGATCGGGCTGACGATCGTCGCGGCGGGCACCAGCATGCCGGAGTTGGCCACCTCCCTAGTCGCCGCGATCCGCCGGCAGTCCGACATCGCGATCGGCAACGTGATCGGCTCGAACGTCTTTAACGTCCTGGGAATTCTGGGGACGGCGTCGCTCGTCGCCCCGATCCACGCGCCCAATATCTCCCTGGTGGACTACGCGACGATGATCGGCCTGACCGTGCTGATCATCCCGCTGCTCTATACCGGACGCATCCTGCACCGCATTGAAGGGGCCGTGCTGCTCGCGCTGTACGGAGTCTACCTCTACGCGGTGTGGCCCAAATGA
- a CDS encoding SRPBCC family protein, with protein MLELSADVLVAAPVRRCFDLTRSVDAHRDSSTLIGGRPVAGRVSGLSESGDETTWSARFFGMRFRVRTKITAMEAPASFHEERVAGLARIFEHTYRFRPEGDGARVEDIFRVGLPGGAAGDLLAAALLRRRLRAAQRRRLDWLRRTCEGDGWTAYLTP; from the coding sequence GTGCTTGAGCTGTCCGCCGACGTGCTGGTCGCCGCCCCCGTGCGGCGGTGCTTCGACCTCACGCGGAGCGTCGACGCCCACCGGGATTCGTCCACCCTCATCGGCGGGAGGCCCGTCGCCGGCCGGGTCTCCGGGCTGAGCGAATCGGGGGACGAAACGACCTGGTCGGCCCGGTTCTTCGGGATGCGGTTCCGGGTGCGGACGAAGATCACGGCGATGGAGGCCCCTGCCTCGTTCCATGAGGAGCGGGTCGCCGGCCTGGCCCGCATCTTCGAGCACACATACCGGTTCCGGCCGGAGGGGGACGGCGCCCGCGTGGAGGACATCTTCCGGGTGGGGCTGCCAGGCGGGGCCGCCGGAGACCTGCTGGCCGCGGCGCTCCTCCGCCGGCGGCTGCGTGCGGCGCAGCGGCGGCGGCTCGACTGGCTCCGGCGGACCTGCGAGGGCGACGGCTGGACGGCCTATTTGACGCCCTGA
- a CDS encoding REP-associated tyrosine transposase, with the protein MAGRRNYNDPGHAHCFTFCCYRRLKLLSKERTRVWVCEAIAAARDELGWDVWAYVLMPEHVHLLACPRERIYDVAAFRKAVKEPVGRRAMAYLEEQAPEFLPRLVRRRGRRTERLFWQSGGGHDRNLFTPEAVRAQVDYLHLNPVRRGLCERPGDWPWSSAADYDARNRGAERPASPLRIEFDSLPT; encoded by the coding sequence ATGGCCGGCCGCCGGAATTATAACGACCCCGGGCACGCCCATTGCTTCACGTTCTGCTGTTATCGCCGGCTCAAGCTGCTCTCCAAAGAGCGCACCCGCGTTTGGGTCTGCGAGGCGATCGCAGCCGCCCGGGACGAACTCGGGTGGGACGTCTGGGCCTACGTGCTGATGCCGGAGCACGTTCATCTGCTGGCCTGCCCCCGCGAACGAATCTACGACGTCGCCGCGTTCCGCAAGGCCGTTAAGGAGCCGGTCGGGCGGCGGGCGATGGCGTATCTTGAAGAACAGGCCCCGGAGTTCCTGCCCCGACTCGTCCGCCGCCGCGGCCGGCGGACCGAACGGCTGTTCTGGCAGTCCGGCGGCGGCCACGATCGGAATCTCTTCACCCCCGAGGCGGTGCGGGCGCAGGTTGATTATCTCCACCTCAATCCCGTCCGCCGGGGGCTGTGCGAACGGCCGGGCGACTGGCCCTGGTCCAGCGCCGCCGACTACGACGCCCGGAACCGCGGCGCCGAGCGGCCGGCGTCGCCGCTCCGTATTGAGTTCGACTCGTTGCCAACTTGA
- a CDS encoding nuclear transport factor 2 family protein — MQNWASRFNPADIEGLASLYAPGATKRQVVIEPLPGREAIRETFSTGFGRARTTRIVEFIFADSDRAVPERNGPTGLRGCGFCRVRNGQIVFQRGHFDQRSSSRRPGVPVPENPLRT, encoded by the coding sequence ATGCAGAACTGGGCGTCTCGCTTCAACCCGGCCGACATTGAAGGACTGGCTTCACTTTACGCACCGGGCGCTACGAAGCGTCAGGTTGTGATCGAGCCGCTGCCGGGCCGCGAGGCGATTCGAGAGACGTTCTCGACGGGGTTTGGCCGTGCAAGAACGACCCGCATCGTTGAATTCATCTTCGCAGACAGCGATCGGGCCGTCCCGGAGCGGAACGGTCCGACCGGCCTTCGCGGCTGCGGGTTCTGCCGTGTCCGGAACGGCCAGATCGTCTTTCAACGGGGCCACTTCGATCAACGGTCGTCCTCCAGGCGACCGGGCGTTCCTGTTCCGGAGAACCCTCTTAGGACCTGA
- a CDS encoding DUF1349 domain-containing protein translates to MTTVAAALCLAVPLLAVQIADGAGDSREVPGWGVAINPGGDGRFAPDGSRLTLSAPGPVHGLSAELNQMNAPRVLQPAEGDFDVEVKVEGGFAPGRATLRVRKAYHGAGLLLMKDDRTYIRLERASFRADGQTRHYANFELRLDGQLQRIGLATDMPLDPTQPTWLRLERRGDVVTARVRQQQGAWKTLGDKSAPLPLVVQVGVCAVNASTVPFRPTFSELKVVAAGDSAAPGT, encoded by the coding sequence GTGACGACCGTCGCCGCCGCGTTGTGTCTGGCCGTCCCCCTGCTCGCCGTCCAGATTGCGGACGGGGCGGGCGACTCCCGGGAGGTGCCCGGGTGGGGCGTCGCGATCAACCCGGGCGGCGACGGCCGGTTCGCCCCGGACGGTTCGCGGCTGACCCTCTCCGCCCCCGGCCCCGTGCACGGCCTCAGCGCGGAGCTGAACCAGATGAACGCCCCCCGCGTGCTGCAACCGGCGGAGGGGGACTTCGACGTAGAGGTGAAGGTCGAGGGCGGCTTCGCTCCCGGCCGGGCGACGCTGCGGGTCCGCAAGGCGTACCACGGCGCCGGCCTGTTGCTGATGAAGGACGACCGGACCTACATCCGCCTGGAACGGGCCTCGTTCCGGGCGGACGGGCAAACGCGGCACTACGCCAACTTTGAACTTCGCTTGGACGGCCAACTCCAGCGGATCGGACTGGCGACGGACATGCCGCTGGACCCGACCCAGCCGACCTGGTTGCGTCTGGAACGGCGGGGCGACGTGGTGACGGCTCGCGTGCGTCAGCAGCAGGGGGCCTGGAAGACGTTGGGGGACAAGTCGGCTCCGCTGCCGTTGGTGGTGCAGGTCGGCGTGTGTGCGGTCAACGCCTCGACCGTGCCGTTCCGCCCGACGTTCTCCGAATTAAAAGTCGTCGCGGCGGGCGACTCCGCCGCCCCCGGGACCTGA
- the aqpZ gene encoding aquaporin Z, whose translation MFKKLSAEFLGTFWLVLGGCGSAVLAAAFPAVGIGLLGVSLAFGLTVVTGAYALGPISGGHFNPAVSVGLWAGGRFPATHVLPYVAAQLGGAVTGAGTLYLIASGQADFSLAGGFASNGYAEHSPGQYSMTAALIAESVMTFMFLIVILGATHQRAPVGFAGLTIGLALTLIHLVSIPVTNTSVNPARSTGPAIFVGGWALQQLWLFWVAPAAGALAAGFTYKAIFEVEPSKPPLTGRVTV comes from the coding sequence ATGTTCAAGAAACTGTCGGCGGAGTTTCTCGGCACTTTCTGGCTCGTTCTGGGAGGCTGCGGCAGCGCCGTCCTCGCGGCCGCCTTCCCGGCGGTGGGTATCGGATTGCTCGGCGTTTCGTTGGCGTTCGGGCTCACCGTGGTGACCGGCGCTTACGCGCTCGGTCCGATTTCGGGCGGGCACTTCAATCCCGCGGTGTCGGTCGGCCTGTGGGCGGGCGGACGATTTCCGGCGACGCATGTGCTGCCCTACGTCGCGGCGCAACTCGGCGGCGCCGTCACGGGGGCCGGAACGCTTTACCTCATCGCGAGCGGACAAGCGGATTTCAGTCTCGCCGGCGGCTTCGCTTCGAACGGCTATGCAGAGCATTCCCCCGGGCAGTACTCGATGACGGCCGCCCTGATCGCCGAGTCGGTAATGACGTTTATGTTCCTGATCGTCATTTTGGGCGCCACGCATCAGCGTGCGCCGGTGGGGTTCGCCGGTCTCACGATCGGGCTCGCGTTGACGTTGATCCATTTGGTGAGCATCCCGGTCACCAATACTTCGGTGAATCCCGCGCGCAGTACCGGGCCCGCGATCTTCGTCGGCGGGTGGGCCTTGCAGCAACTTTGGCTGTTTTGGGTCGCCCCCGCCGCCGGCGCCCTGGCAGCGGGATTCACCTATAAGGCGATATTTGAAGTCGAACCGTCCAAGCCGCCCCTCACGGGGCGTGTCACTGTTTGA